ggCCTACATTGTATTTCTAAAATGGTATTCGTATGTCTAGTTCTCAATTCAAATCGAGGCAGTTACACAGAACATTGTTGTTTATTTATAATTGACAACATTGAAATTTCAACTTAAATGGATATCCTCAGTATTTGCAATGTACTCAAAGTAGAGTCTATCATAAGAAGGAGAAAGCAACAGAAAGCATGAAACTTGAAGAAGCCCAAGTAATGGTCTAGAGTCTTGCGCTTAGTGTCCATATTTCTGAAATATAGTTGTTTTTGACTAAAATGAAAACACGTCAGTTTGTCAccttcacgaggttggagtaagaacatgttcaactacttatgACATTGGGATCGGTGTAGCCTACTTTTTGAGTCTGAaatcaaataacacatatgcctgtcacgtttctctaagacagaacccagaagcagaccaggacaaggtgagtaaaatgaaggtgagtatttattggtagtcttgatgtgtaaattgaataatccaggagacggaaCGGCAGaggaggtgagttgatgacagTGAATGGGTTGATCCAATGAAATCACTgaatccaccgacggccaggcaagggaattgaatgttccgggagaatgactgtagacagagtaaacgggagtgAGTAACCGGCAACAAGTacagaataacaaaacaaactcaggaaacatgaggctgatacgctggcacaacatactgttcgttgctaacgatccggcagggaatggatgtcaggtcagggcttatgaagaggtgatgatcaggaccaggtgtgcagatggttgatgagatgcaggtgcgggtaatcaaAAGTTCTCCCGCCTAGCTTtgtcgcctggcaaccagacagggtgcgttcaggaacctcagacaaaagactccaaaacaaaaaacagtcagctcaggcagaaaacagactcaagaagcgggattcctgacaagGCCTAAACGGTTTAGTTTTTAGTTTTTATTGTCTAAAGAAAATATTAAATAACGAGAAAAGCAGTAGGGCCTATTGATTAGATTATTCAAATGTGTTTTTAATGATCGGTTCTGGTTCAACCCATGCACAGTACGGTTTGTTTTGTTGCTTCCAGACGACACAGAAAATTATAAATGGGTCGTTCTTCATGTTTTAATCTTACatattacagtgccttgcaaaataaTTCATCCCCCGtagtgtttttcctattttgttgcattacaatctgtaatttatatggatttttatttggatttcatgtaatggacacacAGAATATTCCAAATTGGGGGGCTCTACAATAATAAAATCCAAGTAATTGATCAAATATTTATTAAATATCTTGTTTTTAATGTTCATTAATCACCGTTTTCATTTGTCCTTTTTAACTCATTGAGTAAAAGGAGTTTCATAAGGAGGCTCATAAGAATGTCCCCAGATATACAACTAAAATGGTTTTACAGATGCTGGATGAGGAAGCCATTGGTGCGTCCTACTCAGAATCTGAGGTATCCAATTCAGATGACAAAGACTATGTGCCTGTGGGTCAAGCTGGAGTTATGGAGGCACCTGGTAGTCCAGCTGTCCTAGATGATTCTACAGATGGGGGGGACTCCTCCCCATCTGTGAAAAGCAGTCAAATAGATTGAGTAAAAAGGGGTCTTACTGGAGTGAACTGGATGAGCAgctttcttccagacgtgacgcttggcattccatccaaagagttcagtcttggtttcatcaggccagagactcttgtttctcatggtctgagagtcctttaggtgccttttggcaaattccaagcgggctgtcgtgcgccttttactgagaagtgtcttacgtctggccactctaccataaaggcctgattgttggagtgatgcagagatggttgtccttctggaaggttctcccttctccacagaagaactgagTCAATGGAAAGATGTGGGGTGATGAAAGAGAGCCATGCCACCACCACTCAGAGCAGCCAGGGCCAGAAGAGGAAGAGGTGCCAGCTCTGCCCAAAACGCAAAGGATGGAAAAGTCAGCTGCTGGTGTTCTCAGTGCAACACAGCCATCTGCAAAGAGCACAGTCACATGCTTGTGGTTTGTAACAAATGCATGGTCTAAGACAGCATAAGtcagcaatcacacacacacacacacacacacacacacacacctctgttccTTTTAGTGTTCATGTTTTCTAAATTCACAATTGTTAGTTTTGTCATTTATACTGATGAACTTTTGattttcaaataaatgttctgAAATATTATTAAACATGCTTAAGGTGGTTTTATTTTGTTATTCACACTAAAAGGTTGAATGTGAAACTTTGATTGTAAGATTGATTGTATGAAAATATGCTAATATATTCAACAGCTGTTATAATTTTCATAATATGTTATCATTGAAATGTGTATCAAACTGGTGAAGAGTGACTAAAAACATTAAAATAATTATTGATAGGTTCAAATCATCACTCAAAATAATGATGTTCCACATAATGGATAATATTTTAGACCCATATAAGTAAAAAAACAGATATTACATTATCGGGTCATTTTGACCCGTCATATGCATTATTGGGGCGTCATGTTTACTATGCATCCTAGGGTTAAAGCTAAGTTCATCGTAAGAACCATAGGATCctatggttctaacgatgaaccaAAATTATTTTGGGAATCAAGGCCCTGGTCTTTACCCATGATTGCACATCAGAGAGTTTCAAAGGACGTATCATATGCTATAGGTCTGTGGACAAAGCTCTCTCTTTTTTTATATCATACCTTATTATTGATGTACCTTATAGGCTCATCACAAATAGCCAGATCCTGATGTAGGCAAAACTAAAAACTGTTCTCCATTGGTCATGACCACTGTATAGATAATTGGTCATGAACCGCAAATATCATCGGACTGACTGCCCaagtggttatgttgtctattcTCATAGGCGCTGAATCTTGTAGTGATCGGTGGCATGTTATAGAGCAGGGGTActtaactcttaccctacgaggtccggggcctgctggttttctgttctacctaatAATTGattgcacacacctggtatcccaggtctaaatcagtccctcatTAGAGCGGAACAATGAAAAAAGTGAGATTTTTTTTGACTCAGGACATGTCACATAacccactacagtggactgtcaATCATCAAATCATTGGAATgatactttaaaaaatatatataaacaacatttatctgtttatTTCGATTACATGTATCGATCAATAACACGAAGAAAGACCCATTTATCAGTTTCTGTGTTGTCAAGAAACCACGACTATTCATTGACCAAAACGTATGGTGCAGGGGTCGAACCAGAACCGTTAATTAAAAACACAACATTTGAATAATCAAATAATTATTCCGTTTCTCGTTATTGAATAATTCATTCagacaataaaaaaaacaaaactgTTAATGTGTTGTTTGATTTCagattcaaatcaaataaattaGGTTTGACCTTTTTTACTCTTTTGTATCTTGTTATCTGATAGGAAACAATAATTGAACAGAAATTACATGGACCCATGAACTAAAATCTAGGTTATAGGGTTATAcctttagatttcgagaaaatgTAAAACTAAGAAGAATTTTTAAAttctctcattgacttcacaTTTAAACCCCGGTGTGGTCTGCttggtctgtttcgcaagcgttcccggaagtcttGCGATGTTGCAACTCCGTAAGACTTATGGTGGGTATAGAAACTAGTGACATAGGAAGAAACTAGTGACAGAGGAAGAGACTAAAGTGAAAATGTCAACATATTATTCGAATCCGAATGCAAGATATCGTGGTGGCTCTCGTCGTTTAGTTAATCATAAAACTAATATTTGTTACCTTGGAACATTTTGTAAAAGCTACGGCGTAGTCCTACATCGTTATCTTGTGCGCCGCTCCGGAGTTAGTGGGCTTCTAATGATAATAGGAACAGGTCTGCGAGCAGCGCTAAAATTGGCTGCTAAATTGTCTACTAAATATCTTGTTTTTTATGCACAAACGCACTTTATTACTGGTTCCAGTTCTCGCCTACATGGGCTTACACTGGAGGTCGTTCATACCAAATTGTTGGCCTTGGCTGGAACGCATCTGGAGATTTATCATGCCAAGTTATCCTAGTCCGAATTCCCTTCCCAGAGATGAAGTGGAGAGTCAAGTGTCTCTAGTAAGTGTAGTAGTGGAGCCTTCTGATTCCCTTCCCAGAGAAGAAGTGGAGAGCCAGGAGTCTCTAGGAAGTGTAGTAGTGGAGCCTTCTGATTCCATTCCCAGTGGAAAAGTGGAGGTTCCGGTTCTCAGGTCACTTAGGTCATTTGATATTGAAGACACCAATGAATACTACTGCATGTATGACTCGACATGGGAGGATCATCCAAGCGAAGAAACAAGTGAAAGAAGGACCAAACATGTACGTATGCCGGCTCTTGGGCCCTGATAATGTTTTTGGTGAGGTCTCTCAGCAGATGAGTTTCAGAATACTGTAGCCCATCATCAAACGTCTCTTATTGGCACCATAAAATACAACTGACATATTTAATTTCCacaaaaaacatttacatttaaaacaAAATTCCACAATGTAAAATAATGTTAACATAATCTTTATAacgcactccacagagctgggctttatggaagagtagccagaaaaaagccattgcttaaagaaataaataagcaaacacgtttggtgttcgccaaaaggcttgtgggagactccccaaacatatggaagaaggtactctggtcagatgagactaaaaatgtagctttttcgcCATCAAGGGAAATGCTATGTCtgatgcaaacccaacacctctcatcaccccgagaccactatccccacagtgaagcatggtggtggcagcatcatgctgtggggatgtttttcatcggcagggactgggaaactggtcagaattgaaggaatgatggatgccgctaaatacagggaaataattgagggaaacctgtttcagtcttccagagatttgagactgggacagaggttcaccttccaacaggacaatgagcctaagcatactgctaaagcaacactcgatgtggtttaagaggaaacatttaaatgtcttggaatggcctagtcaaagcccagacctcaaaccaattgagaatctgtggtatgacttaaagattgttgtacaccagcagaaccaatcaaacttgaaggagctggagcagttttgccttgaagaatgggcaaaaatcccagtggctagatgtgccaagctttatACCCCAAGAAACGTGCAGCTGTaactgctgcaaaaggtggctctacaaagtattgactttggggggtgaatagttttctgtttttttggcttttgtctttgtttcacaataaaaatatttgcatcttcaaagtggtaggcatgttgtgtaaatcaaatgatacaacccccccaaaaaactattttaattccaggttgtaaagcaacaaaatagtaaaaatgcaagtgggtgaatactttcacactGTAGGCGTCCTTCGGAACTCAGtttccagagaggaaggaaactgctcagggattttacagagtccaatggtgactataaaacagttagagtttaatggctgtgataggagaaaactgaggatggatcaacattgcaGTTACGTCACAAAATGAaagtaaatgacagagtgaaaagaaggaagcttgtacagaataaaaatattcaaaaatatGCATCGTGTTTGCAATAAGGGACTAAAGTAAAACTGAGAAAAAAAAGATGCCAGAGAAATTTACTTGAAGTTCTGAATACAAAgctttatgtttggggaaaatccaacacaacacatcactcttcatattttcaagcatagtggtggctgcatcatgttatgggtatgcttgtcatcagcaaagaCGAGGGAGATTGTAGGATgggaaacggaatagagctaagcacaggcaaaatcctacaggaaaacatggttcagtctgctttccaacagacactgtgaAACAAAttaatctttcagcaggacaataacctaaaatacaaggccaaatatacactggagttgcttaccaagacgacattgaatttTCCTGAGACATTGAATGTTGCTGAGTggactagttacagttttgacttaaatcgtcttgaaaatctatggcaagacttgaaaatgtctgtttagcaatgatcaacatgacagagcttgaatcattTTTAAAGAATATTGTGCAAATATTATTccatacaggtgtgcaaagctcttacttacccagaaagacacagctgtaattgctgccaaaggtgattctaacttgGATTGACTGAGGGGTTTGAATATTTAGATatgtctgtatttcattttcaatacatttgcaaacatttctaaaaacatttttactTTGTCGTCATGGGGTATATTGTGTGTAGACgtggaaaaaaataaatgtaatccattttgaattcaggctgtaacacaacaaaatgtggaattagtcaaggggtatgaatactttctgaaggcactgtatatgccaaCATCTGCAGAGAAATGTCAGGCCTATGAATCACTATTGTCCTTTGTACCACATGCTCACTGTTGTATTTCCTCAGGAGCAGATAAACCAGTATACCGGTTGGTTGCAACAAGTAAATGCTTTGTTCTTATACTTTATGTACTTATACATTGAGAGACAGGGTTTTGGGACCTCCTTTCTAaatatttatttaaccattattgcATTTGTACAACATTGGGTCTCAAATTGATGAGTAGTTGTATTGAGTAATGTAAGGCTATCGCTCACCATGCAAAGCTTTAGTCAAGGGTTTAAGAATTGTTATGTTTTTATTACGTCCGTCTAAAATGGATATGACTAATAAGCAGCTAGTAAAAGTTTCCCTCCAAGTTTGTTTTACTTTATATAGCTCAGACACGTGGGCGTATCAGTATTGTTCAGGTCAGGTGTTTCCAGTATCTGCCATTTTGTGAACTCATGGAGTGAATGTGTTTTCAGTCAAACAAGTTTAACAGATTCAGAAGTGCAGCAAGGGATATGCAGAAGTACAGGCATGATTATCCAGTAAGTCATTATTCTCTTCACACAATCTTACACACTTTATGCTATAAAATATATCCACCTCAATTATATTATGTTACTGCTGCTGACTATCAATCAGTCAATAGTTTGTACATAGTCTTTAGACCTTTGTTCTTGTTTCCACAGGGGCAAGGATCAAACTTGTACTTTGGCGGGCAACAACAAGTAAGCAAGTCCTCATCTCTTTATGTGGTACATGGAAAAGTGGGACGATTTGAGTCATAATTTTACTGGCCAATTCCTCTGTGATTATTGTACTGTTTCAATACAGCTCTCTGAATTATCCTCATTTCTGAATTTGCATGACTTTCCCCCCCAGGATGATATGCCTAATTTACAGTTCTACCGTGGACAAATACCCTCCTCCCCTGATGGTAATCTATTTACTGTTTCTGTCAGCGCATTTTCTATTTGACAAGACTTGGACATGTTTAACTGTAAACTTTGCTCTGATTAGGTGTCTTCATTGAGGACTTTCACAATAAATGGCACAGGAAATATtcaaaaatggaagaagttcactCATACATCCAATGGTCAGTTTCCTTTACATTTTTAAGTTAAATTGtttaaaatatttgtttaatacacaaacattatatttagGTGGTTCCCACTTCAAGAACCAGGAATGAATTATCAAGCCAAGGAACTCACCAAGAAGGAAATTGAGGTACTTCTAGTAGTTTCTTTGAGCAAGGAAAGTGTTCTCTGCATACTGCATTTACATATGTCATACATTATCTATTGACTGGGGGCTtagaaacaaatgaaaatatgtgTTCATAATCATTCTGAATGACAATCCCCTTCCTCCTCAGGCTTTCCTTGAAGATGGCACAGCAAAGCAGAGGCTGGTCATGTCCTACAAGCTCATGCTGGACTTCTACGGCATAGAGCTGTCAAATGACATAACAGGGGAAGTGAAACTTGAGAATAACTGGCGTGAGAGATTTGACAACCTGGAAAGGTTAGAAATTTCTTCATTTGATCATTTAACTGTTATTATTAGATAGTGATTGCGATACATAATAGCTAAGATTTCAGTTTTCAAATTAATTCTGAGAATAACAGTGCTTTTGAGGTTAACAGTACCCTTGTATTTTTGTTGTTCTTGTGTTTTTGTCcatggcagaaacacacacaacaaccTGCGCATCACCCGCATCCTGAAGTGCCTGGGAACTCTGGGGTTTCCCCACTACCAGGCCCCACTGGTCCGCATCTTCCTAGAGCAGACTCTTGTCAAAGGCAAGCTGTACAATGTGAAGGAAAGTGCCCTCAACTACTTCATCTTCGCTGTCATTGCTAAGCAAGAGCGCAGGAATTTAGTTAAGTATGCCTATGCACACTATGAGCCCAAACATGAGTTTGTGTGGTGCCCCAAGACAATCCAGAGTATATTTAGGGGAGAGACATTCCCAGATGAAAAACCCAATTGATCTGAAACAGGATGACATTGACGACAACACTGCCAGTTATCAGTCTGTCTCTCACGATGTTAACAAGAATGAGCCAATGGATAGGAGTGGAATGGCAGGTGAGGTTTGTGACTTAATGCGATTTGGGTCACCAAACGATGCATGGTTGAGACATGTATCCATACCTCATGATAATGTGCCTGATCTGTCGACGAGGTACACTCTGAGAAACAAAGGGACCAGTCAGGGCACAAAGTCTACTGGTGGAAGGAATCAAAACACCAATGTTGATTCATCTCATGAGGATCTACCAATTAGGCAAAACGATATTGCTCAATCCAGTTATGGAGCTTGTGATAGAGGTAGCTCTATAACTACCCCCTACCCTAGTCAGCACCCCACCATCGATTCTCTGAAGCAATCAGATTGTCAACCTAGCAGTGGACATTCAGAGGGAAATACTAATAATTGGAGAAAGAGAGCTGCAGATAAGACAACAGAGCATGAACTTCCCAAACGTATCAACGTTTCAGAGGGAATGACTAATGCTGATCATGATGAAAGAAAGAATAAGAGAGCTGTGGGTAATAAGGGAGCTGTGGGTAAGGAAAGACTAATGCCAATGATCATAAGAGTGGGGTAGCTACAGACAAGAAagcagagagtggcagtggtctgggta
The sequence above is drawn from the Salmo salar chromosome ssa22, Ssal_v3.1, whole genome shotgun sequence genome and encodes:
- the LOC106582910 gene encoding opioid growth factor receptor, whose product is MHKRTLLLVPVLAYMGLHWRSFIPNCWPWLERIWRFIMPSYPSPNSLPRDEVESQVSLVSVVVEPSDSLPREEVESQESLGSVVVEPSDSIPSGKVEVPVLRSLRSFDIEDTNEYYCMYDSTWEDHPSEETSERRTKHSNKFNRFRSAARDMQKYRHDYPGQGSNLYFGGQQQDDMPNLQFYRGQIPSSPDGVFIEDFHNKWHRKYSKMEEVHSYIQWWFPLQEPGMNYQAKELTKKEIEAFLEDGTAKQRLVMSYKLMLDFYGIELSNDITGEVKLENNWRERFDNLERNTHNNLRITRILKCLGTLGFPHYQAPLVRIFLEQTLVKGKLYNVKESALNYFIFAVIAKQERRNLVKYAYAHYEPKHEFVWCPKTIQSIFRGETFPDEKPN